The Porites lutea chromosome 11, jaPorLute2.1, whole genome shotgun sequence genome includes a region encoding these proteins:
- the LOC140952079 gene encoding uncharacterized protein — protein MELGFPLDVILFFTSALAGFFIYTIYFRPKESLKAYKVVSKRFKDSSLYKSLGFTAEFHAIADKFATFDEVSRAVKNAGLESSNLIIGIDFTASNEWQGRKSFSGRSLHHVFNSTKKMNPYQRVVQIISKTLEPFDEDNLIPAFGFGDLSTKDHSVFSFNVDGSPCKGLDDVLTQYSEVVRRVTLSGPTSFAPLINKAIEIVKQDQSFNILVIVADGQVVEEHDQSTREAIVEASNFPLAILVVGVGDGPWDRMKEYDELLPQRRFDNFQFVEFEEVIRNAKYPDTTFALHALMEIPDQYKAIIELGLMQSKSKED, from the coding sequence ATGGAATTAGGTTTTCCACTTGACGTAATCCTGTTTTTCACGTCTGCCCTTGCAGGATTTTTCATATACACCATATATTTTCGACCGAAAGAATCGCTGAAAGCTTACAAGGTGGTATCGAAACGTTTCAAGGACTCTAGTTTGTACAAGAGTCTGGGGTTCACCGCTGAGTTTCACGCCATCGCGGACAAATTTGCAACATTCGACGAAGTTTCGCGTGCAGTAAAAAACGCTGGTTTAGAGTCTAGTAACCTGATAATCGGTATCGATTTCACAGCTAGCAACGAATGGCAAGGAAGAAAGAGTTTTTCCGGGCGATCTCTTCATCATGTTTTCAACAGCACGAAGAAAATGAACCCATATCAGCGCGTGGTGCAGATAATTAGCAAGACTTTAGAGCCATTTGATGAAGACAACCTTATACCTGCGTTTGGATTTGGAGATTTATCGACAAAAGATCACAGCGTATTTAGCTTTAACGTAGACGGATCTCCTTGCAAAGGCTTGGATGATGTTTTAACGCAGTACAGCGAGGTTGTGCGTCGAGTTACTCTGAGCGGACCAACTTCTTTTGCTCCGCTTATCAACAAAGCTATAGAGATTGTTAAACAGGATCAATCTTTTAATATTCTAGTCATCGTGGCTGATGGCCAAGTCGTGGAAGAACACGATCAAAGCACACGAGAGGCGATTGTGGAGGCGTCGAATTTTCCCCTGGCCATCTTAGTCGTTGGTGTTGGAGATGGACCTTGGGACCGCATGAAAGAGTATGACGAACTTCTTCCACAAAGACGCTTCGATAACTTTCAGTTTGTAGAGTTTGAAGAAGTTATACGCAATGCCAAGTATCCAGACACTACGTTTGCGCTACATGCTCTCATGGAAATTCCAGATCAGTATAAGGCTATCATTGAACTTGGACTGATGCAGTCGAAGAGCAAAGAAGATTAA
- the LOC140952267 gene encoding selenoprotein H-like — MPRGRKRKTEDNSDAAQKERVVDKKEEFSDKESPAKKKKESSKSLTFKIEHCKSUQVYKRNANQLSSDLMSAFPNAKVLINETKPRSKSFELSVVKEDGEESLIWTGIKKGPPRKLKFPVSSDIIEDVKKMIL, encoded by the exons ATGCCTCGTGGTCGTAAACGGAAAACGGAAGACAATTCCGATGCAGCGCAAAAAGAAAGAGTAGTCGACAAGAAAGAAGAATTCTCTGATAAAGAAAGCCCTgccaaaaagaagaaagaatccTCGAAAAGCCTGACATTCAAGATCGAGCACTG TAAATCCTGACAGGTGTATAAACGAAATGCCAATCAGCTGTCCTCAGATCTGATGAGTGCATTCCCCAATGCCAAAGTCCTTATCAATGAAACAAAGCCACGGTCAAAGAGTTTTGAATTGTCAGTTGTCAAGGAAGATGGAGAAG AGTCCCTGATCTGGACTGGAATCAAGAAAGGACCACCACGAAAACTCAAGTTTCCAGTAAGCAGTGACATCATTGAAGATGTGAAGAAAATGATCCTCTAG